One part of the Lotus japonicus ecotype B-129 chromosome 2, LjGifu_v1.2 genome encodes these proteins:
- the LOC130737202 gene encoding thaumatin-like protein 1, whose amino-acid sequence MAESIAFATTSIIVLFLLAHSPGSNSATIKLVNHSKYIVWPVIVSRQGAISSPLAFTTGFALQPNESIFMVVPASWSGHIWGRTLCSQDPTEKFSCVTGNCGSLSMGCVGGDLNSSATVAELTLSNIGKLNSYRLNLAYRYNLPMKVQPLGEVSTSYMVASCTIDLNKECPEELKVIREGEVVACKSGCQQVFGGSTQYNCPSSNYLITFQPTR is encoded by the exons ATGGCTGAGTCAATTGCATTTGCTACAACTTCAATCATTGTGTTGTTCTTGTTGGCACATTCACCTG GATCAAATTCAGCTACAATCAAATTAGTTAACCATTCCAAATACATAGTTTGGCCAGTCATTGTGTCTCGCCAAGGAGCAATCTCATCACCACTAGCTTTCACCACTGGCTTTGCTTTGCAACCCAATGAGTCCATCTTCATGGTCGTGCCCGCATCCTGGTCCGGCCACATATGGGGTCGCACCCTCTGCTCCCAAGACCCCACGGAAAAGTTCTCTTGCGTGACGGGCAATTGCGGCTCTTTGAGCATGGGATGTGTTGGCGGAGACCTCAACTCTTCGGCCACAGTGGCAGAACTCACCCTGTCCAACATTGGCAAGCTCAATTCCTATAGATTGAACCTCGCCTACAGGTACAATCTACCCATGAAGGTGCAGCCACTTGGAGAAGTATCGACTAGCTATATGGTTGCAAGTTGCACAATTGACCTGAACAAAGAGTGTCCAGAGGAGCTGAAGGTGATTAGAGAGGGAGAGGTTGTTGCATGCAAAAGTGGGTGCCAACAAGTGTTTGGTGGATCAACTCAATACAATTGTCCCTCATCTAATTACCTCATTACATTCCAACCCACAAGGTAA